From the genome of Nasonia vitripennis strain AsymCx chromosome 1, Nvit_psr_1.1, whole genome shotgun sequence, one region includes:
- the LOC100117167 gene encoding USP6 N-terminal-like protein isoform X1, whose product MNEEELLKRSAAERDRIFSCYDRGRENGAEIDPWEDPAYEVYHTTDRYGFIHDKRLPQKMDQNEIKSHHVEMERVKKWEKMTKQWESPATKEKLRRRIYKGIPDRFRGQVWVLLLGITKLKSEQAGKYEEMLALARQWSTEIRQIDADVARQYRDHINYRERYSLKQRSMFYVLAAYSMYNMEVGYCQGMSVLAGLLLLYMDEEEAFWGLSVLLTDKKYSMHGFYVDGFPKLNRYIEHHDKIMGKFLPKLKRKLDKCGCDSILYALKWFFVVFQERTPVSLGLRIWDIFLLDGDRVLPAIAYTVMKMHKRQLMTMESLDEFCNYLQIKLEKDFGYDDDTVINTVERSMDELKRAKLDYPGPPQPHELPRQPFGTFKEPTFTSKVGRRADEFSEAQQLMRESVVQRRQTVVIEEENRENSATPTELAAMGNNCVGNNSLGGSKFSFDPSLADGCCASPHGSRRSLADTSVTSTADLSVFSSATRSQALDNSLDTQSNVSVGSSGSGGLPTPRPSSHQPSPDVVRIYVPYGLPNASGGGLSLTPTGTYKDDLPRTLPRSLETNKIRIKVQDPDQTPIVETLKPFTLDSPEIELDIK is encoded by the exons ATGAACGAGGAAGAATTATTAAAGCGGTCTGCTGCAGAACGGGATAGAATATTCAGCTGCTATGACCGTGGTAGGGAAAATGGAGCTGAGATTGATCCTTGGGAGGATCCTGCCTACGAGGTGTACCATACCACAGACAGATATGGATTCATACA TGATAAACGGTTACCACAGAAAATGGACCAGAATGAAATCAAATCCCACCATGTTGAAATGGAGAGGGTAAAGAAGTGGGAAAAGATGACAAAGCAATGGGAATCCCCAGCTACTAAGGAAAAATTAAGGCGTAGAATTTATAAGGGTATACCGGATAGGTTTCGTGGTCAAGTTTGGGTTCTTCTCTTAGGTATTACAAAGTTAAAAAGTGAACAAGCTGGTAAATATGAAGAAATGTTAGCTCTTGCCCGTCAATGGTCTACTGAAATTAGACAAATCGATGCTGATGTTGCTAGACAATACAGAGATCACATTAATTATAG GGAGAGGTATAGTCTTAAACAAAGATCCATGTTCTATGTCTTGGCAGCCTATAGTATGTATAATATGGAAGTTGGATATTGCCAAGGCATGTCTGTGCTGGCTGGATTACTCTTGTTATATATGGATGAGGAAGAAGCATTTTGGGGATTGTCTGTGCTACTCACAGATAAGAAGTACAGTATGCATG gATTTTATGTAGATGGTTTTCCAAAGTTAAATCGCTATATAGAGCACCATGACAAAATAATGGGTAAGTTCCTTCCAAAACTGAAGCGAAAACTGGATAAGTGCGGCTGTGACTCCATACTTTATGCATTAAAGTGGTTTTTCGTCGTATTTCAAGAAAGA ACACCAGTTAGTCTTGGTCTTCGCATATGGGACATATTCCTGTTGGATGGAGACCGGGTACTGCCTGCGATAGCGTACACGGTTATGAAGATGCACAAACGCCAATTGATGACAATGGAGAGCCTCGACGAGTTCTGCAACTATCTGCAGATAAAGCTTGAGAAGGACTTTGGCTACGACGATGATACGGTCATCAATACTGTCGAGCGCAGTATGGATGAGCTCAAACGCGCAAAGCTCGATTACCCAGGACCACCACAGCCCCACGAGTTACCTCGCCAGCCCTTTGGCACGTTCAAAGAGCCTACGTTTACGAGCAAG GTGGGCAGAAGGGCAGACGAATTCAGCGAAGCCCAGCAATTGATGCGTGAATCTGTGGTACAGCGACGCCAGACCGTGGTGATCGAAGAGGAGAACCGCGAGAACAGCGCTACGCCCACGGAGCTCGCCGCGATGGGCAACAATTGTGTCGGCAATAACAGCCTCGGCG GAAGCAAGTTCTCCTTCGACCCGAGCCTCGCGGATGGCTGCTGTGCCTCGCCGCATGGTTCTCGTCGCTCTTTGGCCGACACCTCGGTCACCTCAACGGCCGACCTATCGGTCTTCAGTTCGGCGACTCGCAGCCAAGCCCTCGACAACAGCCTGGATACCCAGTCCAACGTCAGTGTCGGCTCGTCCGGCAGCGGTGGTCTGCCCACGCCTCGACCCTCGTCTCACCAGCCATCCCCAGACGTCGTCCGGATCTACGTGCCCTATGGGCTTCCAAACGCCAGCGGAGGTGGACTGAGCCTGACGCCGACGGGAACCTACAAAGACGATCTGCCAAGGACGTTGCCGAGGTCGCTGGAAACCAACAAGATAAGGATCAAGGTGCAGGACCCTGACCAGACGCCCATCGTCGAGACCCTCAAGCCATTTACACTGGACAGTCCCGAGATCGAGCTTGATATCAAGTAG
- the LOC100117167 gene encoding USP6 N-terminal-like protein isoform X2 — MNEEELLKRSAAERDRIFSCYDRGRENGAEIDPWEDPAYEVYHTTDRYGFIHDKRLPQKMDQNEIKSHHVEMERVKKWEKMTKQWESPATKEKLRRRIYKGIPDRFRGQVWVLLLGITKLKSEQAGKYEEMLALARQWSTEIRQIDADVARQYRDHINYRERYSLKQRSMFYVLAAYSMYNMEVGYCQGMSVLAGLLLLYMDEEEAFWGLSVLLTDKKYSMHGFYVDGFPKLNRYIEHHDKIMGKFLPKLKRKLDKCGCDSILYALKWFFVVFQERTPVSLGLRIWDIFLLDGDRVLPAIAYTVMKMHKRQLMTMESLDEFCNYLQIKLEKDFGYDDDTVINTVERSMDELKRAKLDYPGPPQPHELPRQPFGTFKEPTFTSKVGRRADEFSEAQQLMRESVVQRRQTVVIEEENRENSATPTELAAMGNNCVGNNSLGGESPSAVLANDRDCETHTTDISTTTTTTITATTNTTTATTTTTTTTSTTTTTITNNVDNTNGKDIVCDSSRIDSNINVILIYNTRL, encoded by the exons ATGAACGAGGAAGAATTATTAAAGCGGTCTGCTGCAGAACGGGATAGAATATTCAGCTGCTATGACCGTGGTAGGGAAAATGGAGCTGAGATTGATCCTTGGGAGGATCCTGCCTACGAGGTGTACCATACCACAGACAGATATGGATTCATACA TGATAAACGGTTACCACAGAAAATGGACCAGAATGAAATCAAATCCCACCATGTTGAAATGGAGAGGGTAAAGAAGTGGGAAAAGATGACAAAGCAATGGGAATCCCCAGCTACTAAGGAAAAATTAAGGCGTAGAATTTATAAGGGTATACCGGATAGGTTTCGTGGTCAAGTTTGGGTTCTTCTCTTAGGTATTACAAAGTTAAAAAGTGAACAAGCTGGTAAATATGAAGAAATGTTAGCTCTTGCCCGTCAATGGTCTACTGAAATTAGACAAATCGATGCTGATGTTGCTAGACAATACAGAGATCACATTAATTATAG GGAGAGGTATAGTCTTAAACAAAGATCCATGTTCTATGTCTTGGCAGCCTATAGTATGTATAATATGGAAGTTGGATATTGCCAAGGCATGTCTGTGCTGGCTGGATTACTCTTGTTATATATGGATGAGGAAGAAGCATTTTGGGGATTGTCTGTGCTACTCACAGATAAGAAGTACAGTATGCATG gATTTTATGTAGATGGTTTTCCAAAGTTAAATCGCTATATAGAGCACCATGACAAAATAATGGGTAAGTTCCTTCCAAAACTGAAGCGAAAACTGGATAAGTGCGGCTGTGACTCCATACTTTATGCATTAAAGTGGTTTTTCGTCGTATTTCAAGAAAGA ACACCAGTTAGTCTTGGTCTTCGCATATGGGACATATTCCTGTTGGATGGAGACCGGGTACTGCCTGCGATAGCGTACACGGTTATGAAGATGCACAAACGCCAATTGATGACAATGGAGAGCCTCGACGAGTTCTGCAACTATCTGCAGATAAAGCTTGAGAAGGACTTTGGCTACGACGATGATACGGTCATCAATACTGTCGAGCGCAGTATGGATGAGCTCAAACGCGCAAAGCTCGATTACCCAGGACCACCACAGCCCCACGAGTTACCTCGCCAGCCCTTTGGCACGTTCAAAGAGCCTACGTTTACGAGCAAG GTGGGCAGAAGGGCAGACGAATTCAGCGAAGCCCAGCAATTGATGCGTGAATCTGTGGTACAGCGACGCCAGACCGTGGTGATCGAAGAGGAGAACCGCGAGAACAGCGCTACGCCCACGGAGCTCGCCGCGATGGGCAACAATTGTGTCGGCAATAACAGCCTCGGCGGTGAGTCTCCCTCTGCAGTACTCGCCAATGACCGCGATTGCGAAACACATACCACTGACATTAGTACAACTACTACTACCACCATTACTGCTACTACCAATACTACTAccgctactactactactactactactactagtactactactactactattaCTAATAATGTTGATAACACGAACGGCAAGGACATAGTATGTGATAGTAGTCGCATTGACTCAAACATAAACGTCATACTTATCTATAACACTCGGCTCTGA